Proteins encoded in a region of the Longimicrobium sp. genome:
- a CDS encoding tetratricopeptide repeat protein, with product MLPDRHAAASRLRLRRALLFAALGYAYVAAVLALLCGVIVLSVKLGLGAVGWYALGGLVFYMIIALLVGFAPPTGRPVTREECPELFRAIDRARGEMRAPALDGVFLTHELNAGVMERPRFGTVGWTQRYLMLGLPLLYALSEDEMRAILAHELAHLSRQHSRSRRLLARAEATWQVLVTGFTHSFRWASFLFVPFFRWYTPRLEARTQEASRGHEFESDHLAARVSGVAVAARALLRLTLWTVRLERVVWPSVFRGSLERPAPAVDDFLGVLDAVGEPLGRAELERGVRAALRDRTLDSHSHPSLADRLEALGADPAEAERALAAGASESGAAAFLGPAAPALAAEVGTAWAESAGPLWRQCHADARVWTDAAQPAADATWAHARWAAHCEPPETAIPLLRRVQDRTEARVLLGTLLLHQEDHAAHDEAVRLLEAESRRDTASAIQANEALEQYYARVGWPRDLQRCRERRTRLREVALRALQERATVSWRDTLRPYPLPSSARDELVAALREFPEIRGAYLVQKKSREDGEAPAVVLAVEAGTPWYRYRSEGRTLEVCRRLLPRIQLPEPVDVILPVDSAYSLRARLRNLAGAEVYRREGPPAAAASVSVGWSAPAWYSPRNLLVAGVVGVVLIAGIASVADPDDAPSTAAEQSAEVGKLRAAATLNPQDPVAARDYAWALVDEERWDEAVPALDEAVRLNPSDVNLRNSLGWALIQKEEFADAVSHLRIATVMDSAHVDARHNLAWAHLRQGQYAAAEPEYRRVIRLAPRRANAHAELGSVLLYLNRLDESEQELDEAVRLDASDPWTHLVRARVKKAVGDLGAAAESYRKAAALDPQAYIWVEVGHIEHLRGNFRESAAAFEMAAKADPKYFEKDEYRREIWEASRAGRMYVPPES from the coding sequence ATGCTTCCAGACCGACACGCGGCAGCCTCCAGGCTTCGCCTGCGCCGGGCGCTGCTCTTTGCGGCGCTCGGCTACGCCTACGTGGCGGCCGTGCTCGCCCTGCTCTGCGGCGTGATCGTCCTTTCCGTGAAGCTCGGGCTGGGCGCGGTCGGCTGGTACGCGCTGGGCGGGCTGGTCTTCTACATGATCATCGCGCTCCTGGTGGGGTTCGCGCCCCCCACCGGAAGGCCCGTAACGCGGGAGGAGTGCCCCGAGCTCTTCCGCGCGATCGACCGCGCACGCGGGGAGATGCGCGCGCCCGCGCTGGACGGCGTGTTCCTGACCCACGAGCTGAACGCGGGTGTGATGGAGCGCCCGCGCTTCGGGACGGTGGGATGGACCCAGCGCTACCTCATGCTGGGCCTCCCCCTGCTGTACGCGCTCTCGGAGGACGAGATGCGCGCGATCCTGGCGCACGAGCTCGCCCACCTCTCGCGCCAGCACAGCCGCTCGCGCCGTCTCCTTGCGCGCGCGGAGGCGACCTGGCAGGTGCTGGTGACGGGCTTCACCCACTCGTTCCGCTGGGCCTCCTTTCTCTTCGTCCCCTTCTTTCGCTGGTACACGCCCCGCCTGGAGGCACGGACCCAGGAGGCGAGCCGGGGCCACGAGTTCGAGAGCGACCACCTCGCCGCGCGCGTGTCCGGCGTGGCGGTGGCGGCGCGCGCCCTCCTGCGCCTCACGTTGTGGACGGTGCGGCTGGAGCGGGTGGTGTGGCCGTCCGTCTTCCGCGGCTCGCTGGAGCGGCCCGCGCCCGCCGTGGACGACTTCCTCGGCGTGCTGGATGCGGTGGGCGAGCCGCTCGGCCGGGCGGAGCTGGAGCGCGGGGTGCGCGCGGCGCTGCGCGACCGCACGCTGGACAGCCACAGCCATCCCAGCCTGGCGGACCGCCTGGAGGCGCTGGGCGCGGACCCGGCGGAGGCGGAGCGCGCCCTGGCGGCGGGGGCCTCAGAATCGGGCGCGGCGGCGTTCCTGGGCCCGGCCGCCCCGGCGCTGGCCGCGGAGGTGGGCACGGCGTGGGCGGAGTCCGCCGGGCCGCTCTGGCGGCAGTGCCACGCCGACGCCCGCGTCTGGACGGATGCCGCGCAACCCGCCGCGGATGCGACGTGGGCGCACGCGCGCTGGGCGGCGCACTGCGAGCCCCCGGAGACCGCCATCCCCCTCCTCCGCCGCGTGCAGGACCGCACCGAGGCGCGCGTGCTCCTGGGCACCCTCCTCCTCCATCAGGAGGACCACGCCGCCCACGACGAGGCCGTGCGGCTGCTGGAAGCCGAGAGCCGCCGCGACACGGCGTCGGCCATCCAGGCCAACGAGGCGCTGGAGCAGTACTACGCGCGTGTGGGGTGGCCGCGCGACCTTCAGCGCTGCCGCGAGCGCCGCACCCGGCTGCGCGAGGTGGCGCTGCGTGCCCTGCAGGAGCGCGCCACGGTCTCGTGGCGCGACACGCTGCGCCCGTACCCCCTTCCGTCCTCCGCGCGCGACGAGCTCGTGGCGGCGCTGCGCGAGTTCCCGGAGATCCGCGGCGCGTACCTGGTGCAGAAGAAGTCGCGCGAGGACGGCGAGGCGCCGGCGGTGGTGCTCGCGGTAGAAGCGGGCACCCCCTGGTACCGGTACAGATCCGAGGGACGCACGCTGGAGGTGTGCCGGCGCCTCCTTCCCCGCATCCAGCTCCCCGAGCCCGTGGACGTAATCCTCCCTGTGGACAGCGCCTACTCGCTCCGCGCGCGGCTGCGCAACCTCGCCGGGGCCGAGGTCTACCGCCGGGAAGGGCCGCCCGCCGCCGCCGCGTCCGTCTCCGTCGGGTGGTCCGCGCCCGCGTGGTACTCGCCGCGCAACCTCCTGGTGGCGGGCGTCGTGGGAGTGGTTCTCATCGCCGGCATCGCCTCCGTCGCGGACCCGGACGACGCGCCCTCCACCGCCGCGGAGCAGTCTGCCGAGGTGGGCAAGCTCCGCGCGGCCGCCACCCTGAACCCCCAGGACCCGGTCGCGGCGCGCGATTACGCGTGGGCGCTGGTGGACGAGGAGAGGTGGGACGAAGCGGTTCCGGCGCTCGACGAGGCGGTGCGCCTCAACCCGAGCGACGTCAATCTGCGCAACTCGCTGGGGTGGGCGCTGATCCAGAAGGAGGAGTTCGCGGACGCCGTTTCGCACCTGCGCATCGCGACCGTCATGGACTCCGCGCACGTGGATGCGCGGCACAACCTCGCCTGGGCGCACCTGCGCCAGGGGCAGTACGCCGCGGCCGAGCCCGAGTACCGCCGAGTGATACGGCTGGCCCCGCGCCGCGCCAACGCGCACGCCGAGCTCGGCTCGGTGCTACTCTACCTGAACCGGCTGGACGAGTCCGAGCAGGAGCTGGACGAAGCGGTGCGCCTGGACGCCTCCGATCCCTGGACCCACCTGGTGCGCGCGCGGGTGAAGAAGGCGGTGGGCGATCTGGGCGCGGCTGCCGAATCGTATCGCAAAGCCGCTGCGCTCGATCCCCAGGCGTACATCTGGGTCGAAGTGGGGCACATCGAGCATCTGCGCGGCAACTTCCGCGAGTCCGCCGCCGCGTTCGAGATGGCCGCAAAGGCGGATCCGAAGTACTTCGAAAAGGACGAGTACCGGCGCGAGATCTGGGAGGCATCGCGCGCGGGGCGGATGTACGTGCCGCCCGAATCGTAG
- a CDS encoding VIT domain-containing protein, protein MRRLAAGVVLALFASAGSIAAQTAPIALSDADGQELAIEEMNVRSAIEGVFSLTEMEIVFRNPHGRRMEGRFTATLPEGATVSRFAKEVDGRLMEGEVVERVRANRVYAEILHQMRDPALLEQDQGNRFSARVFPIEANGRVRVVLGYTRLLPLEAGVRTYRLPLRGLPRIGMLRVTAHVRPLPHEEQARATLFGPAGSRTVAGGAMAFENESFTPTEDLEIAWRPRAGAPRSYLLRAGQFYLAGTRPTVPAPRPEQGMRWVFFLDTSASAAEGMEHRLAALRTVLGALPGGTVELHAFDQAVRPLGTFAPREAGERVEMLLRRRGFLGGTDLHGALAAIAARAAREPGTRFVLVSDGAATMGATDPAELFRPLARMPARTRLSVLVLGAREDGSTLRPITEGRGRIVRVPFTERMREHARAAAARLALPLGRSVAVRDGAAELLHVRGADDLQEGGEVLVLGRLREGAASRLSVDGAPVGGAAALDEERFGPLLVREFYRAHLEKLVDDERDADGPEARKRLAEEQVRLSLEHRVMVPRTTMLVLESEADYERFGLRRTALAEILAVGPRGIERLDRARAPLPGGALALADSADGEDMAEEPEERTAEAPPASAPPPPPPPPPPPMSAPPPPPAVEVPPPPVAPVPPPPPASVPPRAPLSATLNLDGAVATGTASRARAELPKWVSATRFAPGEVSSLRARLRANPRDRALYNQLSEALGEAGLWREMREVAFRWQPMDPDNPQVYESLALASHALGRAEEAVRATGSLVEVAPSKPEMLQRAALLLWRIGARTEWEAPARRAVEMRPDLPNPHRTLALLLWQSGRAEEAATVLEGVLAGPVDRWYGNVAEVVRQELGYVYRSWMRSAPRRAAEIRRRAARHNVDLERTERLRITMTWDTDGNDVDLHVVDPVGAHVFYAAPKAPSGIKLLEDITEGFGPEVVLTDRVLPGRYHVGVKYYAAGPMGISRGMVVVMEPARAGDVRVRIEPFRLLPDRGDVQRVLVLDPVAASR, encoded by the coding sequence ATGCGCAGACTCGCCGCGGGTGTCGTGCTCGCCCTTTTCGCCTCCGCCGGATCCATCGCGGCCCAGACGGCGCCGATCGCGCTCTCCGACGCGGACGGGCAGGAGCTCGCCATCGAGGAGATGAACGTGCGGAGCGCCATCGAGGGCGTGTTCTCGCTCACCGAGATGGAGATCGTGTTCCGCAACCCGCACGGGCGGCGGATGGAGGGGCGCTTCACGGCGACGCTTCCGGAGGGCGCCACCGTGAGCCGCTTCGCCAAGGAGGTGGACGGGCGGCTGATGGAGGGCGAGGTGGTGGAGCGGGTGCGCGCCAACCGGGTCTACGCCGAGATCCTCCACCAGATGCGCGACCCCGCGCTGCTGGAGCAGGACCAGGGGAACCGCTTCAGCGCGCGCGTCTTTCCCATAGAGGCGAACGGGCGCGTGCGGGTGGTGCTCGGATATACGCGGCTCCTTCCGCTGGAGGCGGGGGTGCGCACCTACCGCCTCCCCCTGCGCGGGCTGCCGCGGATCGGGATGCTGCGGGTGACCGCCCACGTGCGCCCGCTTCCGCACGAGGAGCAGGCGCGCGCGACGCTCTTTGGCCCCGCCGGCAGCCGCACGGTGGCCGGGGGGGCGATGGCGTTCGAGAACGAGAGCTTCACCCCCACCGAGGACCTGGAGATCGCCTGGCGCCCGCGCGCCGGAGCGCCGCGAAGCTACCTGCTGCGCGCGGGGCAGTTCTACCTGGCGGGTACGAGGCCGACGGTGCCGGCCCCGCGGCCGGAGCAGGGGATGCGCTGGGTCTTCTTCCTGGACACCTCCGCCTCCGCGGCCGAGGGGATGGAGCACCGGCTGGCCGCGCTGCGCACCGTGCTCGGCGCGCTGCCGGGGGGCACGGTGGAGCTGCACGCCTTCGACCAGGCGGTGAGGCCACTGGGCACATTTGCCCCGCGCGAGGCCGGGGAGCGCGTGGAGATGCTCCTGCGCCGGCGCGGCTTCCTGGGCGGCACCGACCTGCACGGGGCGCTGGCCGCCATCGCCGCCCGCGCCGCCCGCGAGCCCGGCACGCGATTCGTGCTGGTGAGCGACGGGGCCGCCACCATGGGCGCCACAGATCCGGCCGAGCTCTTCCGTCCCCTTGCGCGCATGCCGGCGAGGACGCGGCTGAGCGTGCTGGTGCTGGGCGCGCGCGAGGACGGCTCCACCCTGCGGCCGATCACCGAGGGGCGCGGCCGCATCGTGCGCGTGCCCTTTACCGAGCGGATGCGGGAGCACGCCCGCGCCGCCGCCGCGCGCCTGGCGCTGCCGCTGGGGCGCAGCGTGGCCGTGCGCGACGGCGCCGCCGAGCTCCTTCACGTCCGCGGCGCGGACGACCTGCAGGAGGGCGGCGAGGTGCTCGTGCTGGGCCGCCTTCGCGAGGGGGCGGCGAGCCGCCTGTCGGTGGACGGCGCCCCCGTCGGCGGCGCGGCGGCGCTGGACGAGGAGCGCTTCGGCCCCCTGCTGGTGCGCGAGTTCTACCGCGCGCACCTGGAGAAGCTGGTGGACGACGAGCGCGACGCGGACGGTCCGGAGGCCCGCAAGCGGCTGGCGGAGGAGCAGGTCCGCCTGAGCCTGGAGCACCGCGTGATGGTGCCGCGCACCACGATGCTGGTGCTGGAGAGCGAGGCCGACTACGAGCGCTTCGGCCTGCGCCGCACCGCGCTGGCGGAGATCCTGGCCGTGGGTCCGCGCGGGATCGAGCGGCTGGACCGCGCCCGCGCCCCGCTGCCTGGGGGCGCGCTCGCGCTCGCCGATTCGGCCGACGGCGAAGACATGGCGGAGGAGCCGGAGGAGCGGACCGCCGAGGCCCCGCCGGCGAGCGCGCCTCCTCCTCCTCCTCCTCCTCCTCCCCCTCCGATGAGCGCGCCGCCGCCGCCGCCCGCGGTCGAAGTCCCGCCGCCGCCAGTCGCGCCGGTCCCGCCGCCGCCCCCGGCGTCCGTGCCCCCGCGGGCCCCCCTGTCCGCGACGCTCAACCTGGATGGGGCGGTGGCGACGGGAACGGCGTCCCGGGCCCGGGCCGAGTTGCCGAAGTGGGTGAGCGCGACCCGCTTCGCGCCGGGCGAGGTGAGTTCTCTGCGGGCGCGGCTCCGCGCGAACCCGCGCGACCGCGCCCTCTACAATCAGCTCAGCGAGGCGCTGGGCGAAGCCGGCCTGTGGCGCGAGATGCGCGAGGTGGCGTTCCGCTGGCAGCCGATGGACCCCGACAACCCGCAGGTCTACGAGAGCCTGGCGCTGGCGAGCCACGCGCTGGGGCGCGCGGAGGAGGCGGTGCGCGCCACCGGATCGCTGGTGGAGGTGGCGCCCTCCAAGCCGGAGATGCTCCAGCGCGCCGCCCTCCTCCTCTGGCGGATCGGGGCGCGCACCGAGTGGGAGGCGCCGGCCCGCCGCGCGGTGGAGATGCGCCCCGACCTGCCGAACCCGCACCGCACGCTCGCGCTCCTCCTCTGGCAGTCGGGTCGCGCGGAGGAGGCGGCCACCGTGCTGGAGGGGGTGCTCGCCGGGCCCGTCGACCGGTGGTATGGCAACGTGGCAGAGGTGGTGAGGCAGGAGCTGGGCTACGTGTACCGCTCGTGGATGCGCAGCGCGCCCCGCCGCGCGGCCGAGATCCGCCGCCGCGCCGCGCGGCACAACGTCGACCTGGAGCGCACCGAACGCCTGCGCATCACCATGACCTGGGACACCGACGGCAACGACGTGGACCTGCACGTGGTGGATCCCGTCGGCGCCCACGTATTCTACGCGGCCCCGAAAGCCCCCAGCGGGATCAAGCTCCTGGAGGACATCACCGAGGGCTTCGGCCCCGAGGTGGTGCTGACGGACCGCGTGCTTCCGGGCAGGTACCACGTCGGCGTGAAGTACTACGCGGCGGGCCCCATGGGGATCAGCCGCGGCATGGTGGTGGTGATGGAGCCCGCCCGCGCCGGCGACGTCCGCGTGCGGATCGAGCCCTTCCGCCTCCTCCCGGACCGCGGCGACGTGCAGCGCGTCCTCGTCCTCGATCCGGTGGCGGCGAGCCGGTAA
- a CDS encoding L,D-transpeptidase, producing MATLLRLTSTALILGASAIAAPARAQGPMELVVNIPAGRLDVMQGGERVRSYPVSVGRARYATPTGATGLRRMVWNPTWTPPPGAAWARGEKKTGPGWSNPMGRVKIHLFGDYYVHGTPAGNERFLGSPASHGCIRMRNADVMELATMILRADGSPISDSTLAHLARTPRATREVALSGRVRARIEYRLTEVAADSVTILPDVYARAGGAYATRVGDELRLAGAEPAPVLARLGGSRPATALRIARTPEALLPDRTATLALASTAGEAMPR from the coding sequence ATGGCCACTCTTCTTCGCCTGACCTCGACCGCGCTGATCCTGGGCGCTTCCGCCATCGCCGCTCCCGCCCGCGCGCAGGGGCCCATGGAGCTGGTCGTCAACATCCCCGCCGGCCGGCTGGACGTGATGCAGGGCGGCGAGCGCGTGCGTTCCTACCCGGTGTCGGTGGGCCGCGCGCGCTACGCCACGCCCACGGGCGCCACCGGGCTGCGGCGGATGGTGTGGAACCCCACGTGGACGCCCCCGCCGGGCGCGGCCTGGGCGCGCGGCGAGAAGAAGACCGGTCCCGGGTGGTCGAATCCGATGGGGCGGGTGAAGATCCACCTCTTCGGCGACTACTACGTGCACGGCACGCCCGCGGGGAACGAGCGCTTCCTGGGGAGCCCCGCGTCGCACGGCTGCATCCGCATGCGCAACGCGGACGTGATGGAGCTGGCCACGATGATCCTGCGCGCGGACGGCTCGCCCATCTCAGACAGCACGCTGGCGCACCTGGCCCGCACGCCGCGCGCGACCCGCGAAGTCGCGCTCTCGGGCCGGGTGCGCGCCCGCATCGAGTACCGCCTGACCGAGGTGGCCGCCGACTCGGTGACCATCCTTCCGGACGTGTACGCGCGCGCCGGCGGCGCCTACGCCACGCGGGTAGGCGACGAGCTGCGCCTCGCGGGCGCCGAACCCGCGCCGGTGCTGGCGCGCCTCGGCGGCTCCCGCCCCGCGACCGCGCTCCGCATCGCGCGCACCCCGGAAGCCCTCCTGCCGGATCGCACCGCCACCCTCGCGCTCGCGTCCACGGCCGGCGAAGCGATGCCGCGCTGA
- a CDS encoding phosphatase PAP2 family protein: MNTPRHAHEHPERGALRPLLRGIGRWVGGFHAAVGTFLLLAMAVMLAGVAAFAALADAVTSGETEAADRAILLWLNKQASPRLDDFAMNVTALGSGLVVGIVVAVASVYLWGSRHRYSAVLLWIALGGSWILSSILKAFFNRPRPDLFPWRTPHAFQASFPSGHSITAMVGYATLAYLVARLIPQRGLRWFTVCAAATIVALVGWSRMYLGVHWPSDVLGGFATGLAWASFCGLGLSAVRYFRYRRPELTAEEEDLEK; this comes from the coding sequence ATGAACACGCCCAGGCACGCACACGAGCATCCCGAGCGGGGCGCCCTCCGCCCCCTGCTGCGCGGCATCGGCCGGTGGGTGGGCGGATTCCACGCGGCGGTCGGCACCTTTCTCCTGCTGGCGATGGCGGTGATGCTGGCCGGCGTGGCCGCCTTCGCCGCCCTCGCCGACGCCGTCACATCGGGCGAGACGGAGGCCGCCGACCGCGCCATCCTCCTCTGGCTCAACAAGCAGGCGAGCCCGCGGCTGGACGACTTCGCGATGAACGTGACGGCGCTGGGCTCGGGCCTGGTGGTGGGGATCGTGGTGGCGGTCGCCAGCGTGTACCTGTGGGGGAGCCGACACCGCTACTCCGCCGTGCTGCTCTGGATCGCGCTGGGCGGGTCCTGGATCCTGAGCAGCATCCTGAAGGCTTTCTTCAACCGTCCCCGCCCCGACCTCTTCCCCTGGCGCACGCCGCACGCCTTTCAGGCATCCTTCCCGTCCGGCCATTCCATTACGGCGATGGTGGGCTACGCGACGCTGGCCTACCTCGTCGCGCGGCTGATCCCGCAGCGCGGCCTGCGCTGGTTCACCGTCTGCGCGGCGGCGACGATCGTGGCGCTGGTCGGATGGTCGCGGATGTACCTGGGCGTGCACTGGCCCTCCGACGTGCTGGGCGGCTTCGCCACGGGGCTGGCCTGGGCATCGTTCTGCGGCCTGGGCCTGAGCGCCGTGCGCTACTTCCGCTACCGCCGCCCGGAGCTCACCGCGGAGGAAGAAGACCTGGAGAAGTGA
- a CDS encoding ABC transporter ATP-binding protein has protein sequence MIRFTDVVKEFAGPLARARGGPVRALDGVTLEVPPGTALGIVGPNGAGKSTLIRLLLGYIRPTQGRVEVHGMAPRGYVEKHGVAYVSELVAIPPSWTTRGALDAYAALAEVEHARARVDDVMERMEIAAVAHRRVGYLSKGNLQRLAMAQALLAPRGVMVLDEPTSGLDPEWIARLRSVVAEWRAEDPQRTLLIASHNLDELERTADLVAVLETGRVRELLDLRAAEGIDPPYRLEVEDTPGAVKVVHEIFPGALEEEGAPWAFRVDPASPREISERLAALLARGVVVRALAPQRLRLEERVRGGVR, from the coding sequence ATGATCCGCTTCACCGACGTGGTAAAGGAATTCGCCGGGCCGCTGGCGCGCGCGCGCGGCGGCCCCGTGCGCGCCCTGGACGGCGTGACGCTGGAAGTGCCCCCCGGCACCGCGCTGGGGATCGTGGGTCCCAACGGCGCCGGCAAGAGCACGCTGATCCGCCTCCTCCTGGGCTACATCCGCCCCACCCAGGGCCGGGTGGAGGTGCACGGGATGGCGCCGCGCGGCTACGTGGAGAAGCACGGCGTGGCCTACGTATCCGAGCTGGTGGCGATCCCCCCGTCGTGGACCACGCGCGGCGCGCTGGACGCCTACGCCGCCCTGGCCGAGGTGGAGCACGCCCGCGCCCGCGTGGACGACGTGATGGAGCGGATGGAGATCGCGGCGGTGGCGCATCGCAGGGTGGGCTACCTGTCCAAGGGCAACCTCCAGCGCCTGGCGATGGCGCAGGCCCTCCTCGCCCCGCGCGGCGTGATGGTGCTGGACGAGCCGACAAGCGGGCTGGACCCGGAGTGGATCGCCCGCCTCCGCAGCGTCGTGGCCGAGTGGCGCGCGGAAGACCCCCAGCGCACCCTGCTGATCGCCTCGCACAACCTGGACGAGCTGGAGCGCACCGCCGACCTCGTGGCCGTGCTGGAGACCGGCCGCGTGCGCGAGCTGCTGGACCTGCGCGCCGCCGAGGGCATCGATCCGCCCTACCGCCTGGAGGTGGAGGACACCCCCGGCGCGGTGAAGGTGGTGCACGAGATCTTTCCCGGCGCGCTGGAGGAGGAGGGCGCGCCCTGGGCCTTTCGCGTGGACCCCGCCTCCCCGCGCGAGATCAGCGAGCGGCTGGCGGCGCTGCTGGCCCGCGGGGTGGTGGTGCGCGCGCTGGCGCCGCAGCGGCTGCGCCTGGAAGAGCGCGTGCGCGGGGGTGTGCGATGA
- a CDS encoding 5'-nucleotidase C-terminal domain-containing protein, with the protein MNRFRSTAPLGVALALLLGGACAPSMQTPSAAAPSGVKRLRVVHTNDIHGRIVPQPPRSGGTRAAGGAAVLAAHFDSAAARFAGATIFLSAGDDMQGTAISNLSWGRATIAAFNAMGYDAAATGNHEFDWGQDTLRNRMRESRFPWVAANLYHAGTGRRPEWVKPYTVIERRGVRVGVVGVALPNTPEMVVPGRVTGLEFRPAVPAIDQAVREVRAAGVDFVVVTMHIGAECRVPGTAPEEESRECSGEMMDVARALTQPVDLVVGGHTHLRVLAMAGATPVVEAMSYGAAYSVTDLERSGGRTRVSYRAVRTPYADEVTPDTAVERVVREWEANVRPLTERVVVTTAQPLVNQGRERPLGNLLADAFRRAAGAQASIINNGSIRRGLPGGPVNYGVLYEMQPFQNAIFRVEATGAQLRAALENAVATGRPTAHVSGMTVAYDSAAPQGSRIRSVRLDGGRELGDADRVTLGLTEFMAQGGERYTSLAAGRRTATGLVDLNVLIDHMRSLPQPVQPPAVGRWRLVR; encoded by the coding sequence ATGAACCGGTTCCGCTCCACCGCGCCGCTGGGAGTCGCGCTCGCGCTCCTCCTGGGCGGCGCCTGTGCTCCTTCGATGCAGACCCCCTCCGCCGCCGCGCCCTCCGGGGTTAAGCGGTTGCGGGTGGTGCACACCAACGACATCCACGGGCGCATCGTGCCGCAGCCGCCGCGCTCGGGAGGGACGCGCGCCGCCGGTGGTGCCGCGGTGCTCGCCGCCCACTTCGACAGCGCCGCCGCGCGCTTCGCGGGAGCCACCATCTTCCTCTCGGCCGGCGACGACATGCAGGGGACGGCCATCTCCAACCTGAGCTGGGGGCGCGCCACCATCGCCGCCTTCAACGCGATGGGGTACGACGCGGCCGCCACCGGGAACCACGAGTTCGACTGGGGCCAGGATACCCTGCGCAACCGCATGCGGGAGAGCCGCTTCCCCTGGGTGGCGGCCAACCTCTACCACGCGGGCACCGGGCGCCGCCCCGAGTGGGTGAAGCCGTATACGGTCATCGAGCGGCGCGGCGTGCGCGTGGGGGTGGTGGGGGTCGCCCTTCCCAACACGCCGGAGATGGTGGTGCCCGGGCGAGTGACGGGGCTGGAGTTCCGCCCCGCGGTGCCCGCCATCGACCAGGCGGTGCGCGAGGTGCGCGCCGCCGGTGTGGACTTCGTGGTGGTCACGATGCACATCGGCGCGGAGTGCCGCGTCCCCGGCACCGCGCCCGAGGAGGAGTCGCGCGAGTGCTCGGGGGAGATGATGGACGTGGCGCGGGCCCTCACCCAGCCGGTGGACCTGGTGGTCGGCGGCCACACGCACCTGCGCGTGCTCGCCATGGCCGGCGCCACCCCCGTCGTCGAGGCGATGTCGTACGGCGCGGCCTACAGCGTCACCGACCTGGAGCGGAGCGGCGGGCGCACGCGCGTGTCGTACCGCGCCGTCCGCACCCCCTACGCCGACGAGGTCACGCCGGACACGGCCGTCGAGCGGGTGGTGCGCGAGTGGGAGGCGAACGTGCGCCCCCTCACCGAGCGCGTGGTGGTGACGACGGCGCAGCCGCTCGTCAACCAGGGGCGGGAGCGGCCGCTGGGCAACCTGCTGGCGGACGCATTCCGCCGGGCGGCGGGGGCGCAGGCGTCCATCATCAACAACGGCTCCATCCGCAGAGGGCTCCCGGGCGGTCCGGTGAACTACGGCGTGCTCTACGAGATGCAGCCCTTTCAGAACGCCATCTTCCGCGTGGAGGCCACCGGCGCGCAGCTCCGCGCCGCGCTGGAGAACGCCGTCGCCACCGGCCGCCCCACGGCGCACGTCTCGGGGATGACCGTCGCCTACGACTCAGCGGCGCCGCAGGGAAGCCGCATCCGCTCCGTGCGCCTGGACGGCGGCCGCGAGCTGGGCGACGCGGACCGGGTGACGCTGGGCCTCACCGAGTTCATGGCGCAGGGCGGCGAGCGCTACACCTCGCTCGCCGCCGGCCGCCGCACCGCCACCGGCCTGGTGGACCTGAACGTCCTGATCGACCACATGCGCTCGCTGCCGCAGCCCGTGCAGCCCCCGGCCGTCGGGCGCTGGCGCCTGGTGCGGTGA
- a CDS encoding serine hydrolase: protein MTRAALAALLLAACDGAAAARETPPAAQVVRRPPPGDTLKFAEAVRRGAELPRLTGMLVAQDGRVVAEEYWRGGAATRRTNIKSASKSVLSALVGIAAGEGKLRVDQPVAEILPEHFGPGTDPRKRAITVGHLVSMTAGLESTSFDNYGEWVQSRDWVRDALRRPLEAAPGERMIYSTGSTHLLSAVLTRATGSSTWAYAVEKLGEPLGITIPRWQRDPQGIYFGGNDMYLTPRAMLAFGELYRNGGVHQGRQIVPREWVSESMKPRGASDYSGFDYGYGWWLRQSGRHEIYFAWGYGGQHIFVAPSLGLTAVFTSISEGPRERGHLPAIHAIVDEQLVPAAEAAREWRGR from the coding sequence GTGACGCGCGCCGCCCTCGCCGCGCTCCTCCTGGCCGCGTGCGACGGCGCGGCGGCCGCGCGCGAGACTCCGCCGGCGGCGCAGGTGGTGCGGCGCCCGCCTCCCGGCGACACCCTCAAGTTCGCGGAGGCGGTGCGCAGGGGCGCGGAGCTCCCGCGGCTCACCGGGATGCTGGTGGCGCAGGACGGGCGCGTGGTGGCGGAAGAGTACTGGCGCGGCGGCGCGGCCACCCGGCGTACCAACATCAAGTCCGCCTCCAAGAGCGTCCTTTCCGCGCTGGTGGGGATCGCCGCCGGCGAGGGAAAGCTGCGCGTGGACCAGCCGGTCGCCGAGATCCTGCCTGAGCACTTCGGGCCCGGCACCGATCCCCGCAAGCGCGCCATCACCGTGGGGCACCTGGTGTCGATGACGGCGGGGCTGGAGAGCACCTCGTTCGACAACTACGGCGAGTGGGTGCAGAGCCGCGACTGGGTGCGCGATGCGCTCCGCCGCCCGCTGGAGGCCGCTCCCGGCGAGCGGATGATCTACAGCACCGGGAGCACGCACCTCCTTTCCGCGGTGCTGACGCGCGCCACGGGCAGCAGCACCTGGGCGTACGCGGTGGAGAAGCTGGGCGAGCCGCTGGGCATCACCATCCCCCGCTGGCAGCGCGATCCGCAGGGGATCTACTTCGGCGGCAACGACATGTACCTCACGCCGCGCGCCATGCTCGCGTTCGGCGAGCTGTACCGCAACGGCGGCGTGCACCAGGGGCGGCAGATCGTTCCCCGCGAGTGGGTGAGCGAGTCCATGAAGCCGCGCGGCGCATCCGATTACAGCGGCTTCGACTACGGGTACGGGTGGTGGCTGCGCCAGTCCGGGCGGCACGAGATCTACTTCGCCTGGGGCTACGGCGGGCAGCACATCTTCGTGGCTCCCTCGCTCGGCTTGACGGCCGTCTTCACCTCCATCTCCGAAGGTCCGCGCGAGCGCGGCCACCTCCCGGCCATCCACGCCATCGTCGACGAGCAGCTCGTCCCCGCGGCCGAGGCGGCGCGGGAGTGGCGCGGAAGATGA